Proteins encoded together in one Bacillota bacterium window:
- a CDS encoding PCP reductase family protein, whose product MLLAVSAIGILATLAVGAGRRKITWAPDTLAILDRFPAALRARARSGFEKAAGNRGLRLVTPDLVVEVGRGWKVGRPD is encoded by the coding sequence GTGCTGCTGGCCGTCTCGGCGATAGGCATCCTGGCGACGCTGGCGGTGGGCGCAGGGCGGCGAAAGATCACCTGGGCGCCGGATACGCTGGCGATACTGGATCGTTTCCCGGCGGCGCTGCGCGCGCGGGCGCGCTCCGGTTTCGAGAAGGCCGCCGGTAACCGGGGGCTGCGTTTGGTTACACCGGACCTGGTGGTCGAAGTCGGCAGGGGATGGAAGGTCGGACGGCCTGATTAA
- a CDS encoding Ig-like domain-containing protein produces the protein MKIFRSLPLPVRWLFIVGVVTVIVAGFVMVASSATGPAVWSDKTPSPTTTVWKPTISVVVDDAVNLDDNSLIMQLNGQPVDAGITHPGHWDYSDPYNPVWVIDDYTRGTISYTPPAPLQDGQSYSVFVSIANVNSETSTDTWSFDVQIPPATFSSVTPADGAVVNVANPAISVHVQDPLNVNLDSASVIMRVNGQQVGAAFSFEIVGYDEGGPIYDYTQGTISYTPASLPDGNTPVFVSIANAYGKTSEHNWSFTVAAPPQLSNPSPADGATVTTRTPAISAHVTDNGTVASNKMLVDGVEVSASYNAGSGTVSYTPATPLANDASHTVQLTAYDAAGSSSSLTCTFYVMVTGLMPSPACTDCHTAYPGGHQNMSNCAKCHGGSQPVYDCRECHGTAPHGTAEISDTYDAGHDGYVYTGCEQCHNSTYSYKIPVHPADLPAAHETTTDMTNCRCCHLSRLTEEHYRHLDDTGQRYDCLTCHGGGAGQQVKDAVTNQQTNCDACHDTGSHATAPHPSVLSMSCSTCHQDSLIVDYWNPATENATHGNFSSTTDACAGCHVAHAAQSPNLLKTGPTQAHFCYLCHGQGSTSAPYDVQFGKIQGYVEGVGSVWYPSTAGGFERLTIPDAGKEYSVSGGTYEPVTSRHNVWGYADETGGLESSDLAGDYFIPGGQTELTGSGLECSSCHDPHAGGPDAPNPRLLRTSVLDGTYTGLGVEFLRASTGVSYGYRVTDYISGSTAWCGSCHSKFKTCDLDNNPGAGHATEHLGLWRHPMDVPHVFLPDGADGGISTGTPLEDQGAPDTLACLSCHRAHSTAAVMEGWATSWPRSEGGTGETSALLRMNNRGFCYNCHGAGQYNSWNDPRLDCSDCHT, from the coding sequence ATGAAGATTTTTCGCTCCCTGCCCTTGCCGGTACGGTGGTTGTTTATTGTCGGGGTAGTCACCGTTATAGTGGCAGGCTTTGTCATGGTTGCATCGTCGGCCACGGGCCCGGCGGTTTGGTCCGATAAAACGCCCAGTCCCACAACCACCGTCTGGAAGCCGACCATCAGTGTGGTCGTCGATGACGCGGTAAATCTGGATGATAATTCTTTGATCATGCAGCTTAACGGGCAACCGGTCGACGCCGGCATCACCCACCCCGGCCACTGGGATTACAGCGATCCATATAACCCTGTGTGGGTTATTGACGATTACACCAGGGGCACGATTTCCTACACGCCTCCGGCGCCGCTGCAGGACGGACAGTCTTACAGCGTGTTTGTTTCCATTGCCAACGTCAACTCGGAAACATCCACCGATACCTGGTCCTTTGACGTCCAGATTCCCCCCGCGACTTTTTCTTCGGTGACGCCGGCGGACGGCGCCGTCGTTAATGTCGCAAACCCGGCCATCAGCGTACACGTCCAGGACCCTCTCAACGTGAACCTGGACAGTGCTTCCGTAATCATGCGGGTTAACGGGCAGCAGGTCGGCGCCGCTTTCAGCTTTGAGATTGTGGGCTATGATGAGGGCGGCCCGATTTATGACTATACTCAAGGTACGATCTCTTATACGCCTGCGTCGTTACCCGACGGAAACACACCCGTCTTTGTTTCCATCGCCAACGCCTACGGCAAAACGTCGGAGCACAACTGGTCCTTCACCGTTGCGGCGCCGCCGCAGCTCAGCAACCCGTCTCCGGCCGACGGCGCCACCGTCACCACCCGGACGCCGGCTATCTCCGCCCACGTAACGGATAACGGCACGGTTGCGAGCAACAAGATGCTGGTGGACGGCGTAGAGGTGTCCGCCTCGTACAACGCCGGGAGCGGCACCGTGAGCTACACGCCGGCAACGCCTTTGGCAAACGACGCCAGCCACACCGTCCAGCTTACGGCATACGACGCCGCCGGTTCGTCCAGCTCCCTGACCTGTACGTTCTACGTCATGGTCACCGGGCTCATGCCGAGCCCGGCGTGCACCGACTGCCACACGGCTTATCCCGGGGGCCACCAAAACATGAGCAACTGCGCCAAGTGCCACGGCGGCAGCCAGCCGGTCTATGATTGCCGGGAGTGCCACGGAACGGCTCCGCACGGGACAGCGGAAATCTCAGATACTTATGATGCTGGTCATGACGGCTACGTTTATACCGGCTGCGAGCAGTGCCACAACTCGACGTACAGTTATAAAATCCCGGTCCACCCGGCGGACCTCCCCGCCGCCCACGAAACAACGACCGACATGACAAACTGCCGATGCTGTCACCTTTCACGTCTAACCGAGGAACATTACCGGCACCTCGACGACACCGGCCAGCGGTACGACTGCCTGACGTGCCACGGCGGCGGCGCCGGGCAGCAGGTCAAAGACGCCGTAACTAACCAGCAAACTAACTGCGACGCCTGCCACGACACCGGCAGCCACGCGACAGCGCCGCACCCGAGCGTGCTTAGTATGAGTTGTTCTACGTGCCACCAGGACAGCCTGATCGTGGACTACTGGAACCCCGCCACCGAGAACGCAACCCACGGAAACTTTTCCAGCACCACCGACGCCTGTGCCGGCTGCCACGTCGCCCACGCCGCCCAATCTCCGAATCTGCTAAAGACGGGGCCGACCCAGGCGCACTTCTGTTACCTCTGCCACGGTCAGGGAAGCACGAGCGCGCCGTACGACGTTCAGTTCGGCAAAATCCAGGGATACGTGGAAGGCGTAGGGTCCGTCTGGTATCCCTCGACCGCGGGCGGTTTCGAGAGGCTGACGATTCCCGACGCCGGGAAGGAGTACAGCGTCTCCGGCGGCACATATGAACCGGTAACCTCGCGGCACAACGTCTGGGGTTACGCCGATGAAACCGGCGGTCTGGAATCAAGCGACCTGGCAGGCGACTATTTCATCCCGGGCGGTCAAACCGAGCTGACCGGCAGCGGCCTCGAATGCAGCTCCTGCCACGACCCGCACGCCGGCGGGCCGGACGCGCCCAACCCGCGGCTCCTGCGGACCAGCGTCCTCGATGGCACGTACACCGGACTCGGTGTAGAATTCCTCCGGGCGTCCACCGGCGTTTCTTACGGCTACCGGGTCACCGACTACATCAGCGGCAGCACCGCCTGGTGCGGCTCCTGCCACAGCAAGTTTAAGACTTGCGATCTCGATAACAACCCGGGAGCCGGACACGCGACCGAGCACCTCGGCTTATGGCGCCACCCGATGGACGTGCCCCACGTCTTCCTTCCGGACGGCGCCGACGGCGGCATCAGCACCGGCACCCCGCTGGAGGACCAGGGCGCTCCCGATACGTTGGCGTGCCTCAGTTGCCACCGGGCGCACAGCACCGCCGCCGTCATGGAAGGCTGGGCGACAAGCTGGCCGCGTTCCGAGGGTGGAACCGGCGAAACGTCGGCGCTGCTGCGGATGAACAACCGCGGCTTCTGTTATAATTGCCACGGCGCCGGACAGTACAACTCCTGGAACGATCCCCGCCTTGACTGCAGCGATTGCCACACCTAA
- a CDS encoding DNA methylase, which produces MMIEKNFDVPFIADLALREKQIQQNYRPIIAVHKWFARRPGTLFRGLLLSEFSQGNLREMFYQAHNLKGIRIADPFMGGGTPLIEANRIGCDIVGCDINPMAYWIVRQEIDHLDLQAYRKAASHLLNYLEGEVGSYYRTRCLKCGSANAHVKYFIWVKTHSCSKCGSTFDLFPGYLLAADTRHPKNVLICGVCGELNEIEDRKNPGVCESCGIALKLNGPAIRNRCACPSCGRTNSYPDALKGAPRHRMIAIEYHCPVCKPDHQGRFFKKPDAEDLTKYMSASADLIALQPRHTPGDEIPPGDETDRLHRWGYRFYREMFNERQLLGLELSCGTIAKCSDERIQNALATNLSDLIRYQNMLCRYDTMALKSLDVFSVHGFPVGLVQCESNILGITNGRGLNVGSGGWLNIIEKYARAKAYCEKPFEIRHQGRRKIQVLIDEEWIGQQRQAPNLLEKRSVELYCGSSTLCKLPHASLDAVFTDPPYFANVQYAELMDFCYIWLRRLAIDRNGFLAKHSTRDENELTGNDTMERGLINFTEGLAAVFINMAHALKPGAPFVFTYHHNTIDAYLPVVAAVLDAKLTCSASIPCPSEMGASIHINGTGSSIVDTVFVCRSTGSIPGYLIVSKPEDIAKLVKNDLEQLRAGNLKPTRGDIRCIAYGHLARLAVWNLRKDWNDGIPVHEKLRAAAQAIEKLGGWAGVEQHLTDTLTCAPPYQSWVAREYQTSYGDKTDEILF; this is translated from the coding sequence ATGATGATAGAGAAAAACTTCGACGTTCCTTTTATTGCAGACCTAGCCCTCCGTGAAAAACAAATCCAACAAAATTACCGGCCGATTATCGCCGTTCACAAATGGTTCGCCAGACGTCCCGGCACTTTGTTCCGGGGGCTTCTGCTGTCCGAGTTCAGCCAAGGCAACCTGAGAGAGATGTTTTATCAAGCCCATAACCTAAAGGGAATCAGAATAGCCGATCCTTTTATGGGCGGCGGAACACCTCTCATAGAAGCCAATCGTATCGGATGCGACATAGTAGGATGCGACATTAATCCGATGGCCTACTGGATCGTACGCCAGGAAATCGACCACCTTGACCTCCAGGCTTACCGCAAAGCCGCCTCCCATTTACTGAACTATTTAGAAGGTGAAGTAGGCTCTTATTACCGGACCAGATGCTTAAAGTGCGGATCTGCCAACGCACATGTCAAGTATTTCATCTGGGTAAAAACACACAGTTGCAGCAAATGTGGCTCGACCTTCGATCTGTTTCCCGGCTACCTGCTTGCCGCCGACACACGTCACCCGAAAAATGTGTTAATCTGCGGCGTATGCGGTGAGTTGAATGAAATTGAGGACCGAAAAAATCCCGGGGTATGCGAAAGTTGCGGGATAGCCTTAAAGCTTAATGGGCCTGCGATCCGCAACCGCTGCGCCTGTCCAAGCTGCGGCAGGACCAACTCGTACCCGGACGCTTTAAAAGGCGCACCCCGACACCGCATGATTGCGATTGAATATCACTGTCCTGTCTGTAAGCCGGACCATCAAGGACGGTTCTTCAAGAAACCCGATGCTGAAGATTTGACAAAGTATATGTCCGCATCTGCGGATTTAATTGCTCTGCAGCCTCGGCATACGCCCGGCGATGAGATCCCCCCAGGCGATGAAACCGACCGCCTTCACCGGTGGGGTTACCGGTTCTACCGCGAAATGTTTAACGAACGCCAGTTGCTGGGTCTTGAGTTAAGCTGCGGGACCATTGCGAAATGTTCTGACGAAAGGATTCAAAATGCGCTGGCGACAAACCTTTCGGATTTGATCAGGTACCAAAACATGCTTTGCCGCTACGATACTATGGCCCTTAAGTCGTTGGATGTCTTCTCTGTGCATGGTTTTCCGGTCGGTCTGGTACAATGCGAATCCAATATCCTCGGCATTACCAACGGCAGAGGCTTAAATGTAGGCAGCGGAGGCTGGTTAAATATTATCGAAAAGTATGCGCGCGCCAAAGCTTACTGTGAAAAACCCTTCGAAATCCGACATCAAGGCAGGCGCAAAATACAGGTTTTAATCGATGAAGAGTGGATCGGGCAACAACGACAGGCTCCCAACCTATTGGAAAAGCGAAGCGTTGAACTGTACTGCGGCAGTTCTACCCTCTGCAAACTACCTCATGCCTCCCTCGATGCGGTTTTCACCGATCCGCCGTACTTTGCCAACGTCCAATACGCTGAGTTAATGGATTTTTGTTATATTTGGCTGCGCAGGTTGGCGATTGACCGCAACGGCTTTCTTGCCAAGCATTCAACAAGGGACGAGAATGAACTCACCGGCAACGATACTATGGAGCGAGGACTGATTAACTTTACTGAAGGATTGGCCGCCGTCTTTATCAACATGGCGCACGCCCTGAAGCCGGGAGCGCCGTTTGTATTCACATACCATCACAATACGATAGACGCGTATTTACCTGTGGTAGCCGCTGTTCTTGATGCGAAACTGACTTGCTCCGCCTCGATACCATGCCCTTCGGAGATGGGCGCCTCTATCCATATCAATGGCACAGGCTCATCCATAGTCGACACCGTTTTTGTTTGCCGTTCAACGGGTTCTATACCCGGATATTTGATTGTTTCCAAGCCCGAAGATATTGCGAAACTTGTTAAGAACGACTTGGAACAATTACGGGCTGGGAATCTCAAACCGACGCGCGGCGATATACGCTGCATTGCTTACGGGCACCTGGCTCGTCTGGCCGTCTGGAACCTGCGAAAAGACTGGAACGATGGGATTCCTGTCCATGAGAAGCTAAGAGCCGCTGCTCAGGCTATTGAAAAACTCGGTGGATGGGCCGGGGTTGAGCAGCATCTTACAGATACCTTGACCTGTGCTCCCCCGTACCAAAGCTGGGTGGCCCGAGAGTATCAAACAAGCTATGGAGATAAAACTGATGAAATTCTCTTTTGA